The DNA sequence ACCAGCATCGGTTAAATCGTCCGTCAACTTATCCTGATCAACCTGCATTTCTGCTTCGTTGTGGATATACGTTTCAAACAGATACATCAGTACGTCGAACATGGCTTGCCCTCCTCAATCGGACATAGCCGCCGGGTACAGCTGTAATCCAGCCTGCTAATTCCAACTCAAGCAGCTTAGCTACGATGGCTGGCACAGGCTGGCAGGCACGTTCAGCGACGACATCAACAGGTGTAACCTCATCTCCTACGTTAGCCAACACATCAGCAAATGGCAATGGAGGATTACCCTCCTCTGCCGAATATATTATTGAAGTTTGTGGGTCAGGTAACCATTTCAGGTCACTTTGCAGTTGTTCAAGGATGGTATTGGGATGGCTGACCAACAACGCACCCTGTTGAATAAGCCAGTGGGTCCCTTCACTGCCTGGATTACCGATAGCCCCGGGTACCGCATAAACCTCACGATTCTGCTCGAGCGCCAGCTTTGCCGTAAGCAGAGAGCCGCTCTTTATAGCTGCTTCAATCACCAGTACACCAAGGCTCAATCCACTAATGATTCTGTTGCGATACGGAAAGTTAGAGGCATGCGGCCTGACCGGCAAGGAAAATTCAGAAATTACAGCACCGCCACCAGCGATAATGTCTCTGGCAAGGGATGCATGCCGCTGAG is a window from the Pantoea sp. CCBC3-3-1 genome containing:
- the dprA gene encoding DNA-protecting protein DprA codes for the protein MTPTEIWLRLSGVKGLRNHQQVKAAVQLQRFTSVKEKELCEAGLQSEQRQAFWHFDRQLVAQTEAWLEHPHHHLITCDDSRYPERLRNITNFPAMLYVDGDPNILATPQIAVVGSRDCSPYGRNWATHFAEALALSGITITSGLALGIDGIAHRAALATNGKTLAVLGNGLRSIYPQRHASLARDIIAGGGAVISEFSLPVRPHASNFPYRNRIISGLSLGVLVIEAAIKSGSLLTAKLALEQNREVYAVPGAIGNPGSEGTHWLIQQGALLVSHPNTILEQLQSDLKWLPDPQTSIIYSAEEGNPPLPFADVLANVGDEVTPVDVVAERACQPVPAIVAKLLELELAGWITAVPGGYVRLRRASHVRRTDVSV